The following proteins are co-located in the Telopea speciosissima isolate NSW1024214 ecotype Mountain lineage chromosome 9, Tspe_v1, whole genome shotgun sequence genome:
- the LOC122639139 gene encoding uncharacterized mitochondrial protein AtMg00860-like codes for MNRVFHDVLDKYIIMFIDNILVYSKSEEEHVDHLRFVLQRLREKQLYAKFSKCNFWLQQVAFLGHLVSAKGIEVDPGKVQSVVDWETPKNVADIRSFLGLAGYYRRFIKNFSKISTPMTRLTQKGVKFE; via the coding sequence ATGAACAGGGTGTTTCACGATGTATTGGATAAGTACATTATCATGTTTATTGACAACATCCTAGTCTACTCCAAGAGCGAAGAAGAGCACGTTGACCACCTTCGCTTTGTGCTGCAGCGCTTGAGAGAGAAGCAATTGTATGCTAAATTCAGCAAGTGCAATTTTTGGTTACAGCAAGTGGCTTTTCTAGGTCATTTGGTTTCTgcgaagggtattgaagttgaccccgGCAAGGTACAGTCCgtagttgactgggagacacccaagaatgtggcagaCATTCGCAGTTTCCTCGGTCTAGCTGGCTATTATAGGAGATTTATCAAGAATTTTTCAAAGATTTCCACTcctatgactcgactgaccCAAAAGGGCGTGAAGTTCGAGTAG